The nucleotide window TCGCGCTGCGCGAGCGTGGCGATCATGGTGGCCAGCGACGGCACGATCGGCACGACGGTGGCGCCCACCTCGCGCATCCGCTGCAGCAGCCGCAGGTCCGATTCGGCGTCGGCGAGCACGATCTCGCTGCGGCCGAGCGTGCTCAGCAGCACCTTGTAGAGGCCGTAGTCCCAGGACATCGGGAACCGGCAGAAGACGACGTCGTCGCGGCGGTAGCCGAGGACCTCCTGGATGGCGCGGGAGGCGAAGGCGACCTGGCGGTGCGGGCCGATCACGCCCTTCGGGGCGGCGGTGCTGCCCGAGGTGTAGACGAGGACGGCGATGTCGTCTTCCTCGGTCGCCACCGCTTGGGCGCGTTGCCCGACCGCCGCCTCGACGTCCGTCCAAAAGGGACCGAAGTTCTCCGGCGTGAGCACGAGGACGGGTTCGGCGTTGGCCACGACCGAGTCGAAGTGGAACTTCTTCATGGCCGGGTTGATCGGCACGAACACCGCGCCGCGGCGGGAAGTCCCGTAGAAGAGCGCGACGAGCGCCCGATCGGTGGGCAGCTGCACGACGACGCGGTCGGCGTGCCCGACCCCGCAGCGCCCGAGCACCACGGCGACGGCGTGGCTCCACGCCTCGAGCTCGCCGTAGGTCCAGGCACCGGCGCGGTCGCGGACCGCCGACGCCCCGGCCGCGTCGGCCGCCGCCGCGTCGAGCAGAGAATGGACCAGAGATTCGTTCACGACTGCCACTCCGTAGGACTCGAAGGATGACCGGGCCGGCGTGGAAGGCACACCTGGAGACCTTCGCCAAGCTAGCCGCGCCGACCTGCGGATCCACACCCCTAACCGCCCCTAACCCCCGCGTCGTCCGGGTCCGGGGACGACGAAGACCCGTCCACCGCGCCGAGGGCGGTGAACGGGTCTTTCCGGCTGTGCTCAGACGGGCGTCGGCGCCAGGAGTTCGGCCGCGCGGGCCGCCAGGGTCTTGCGGTCGATCTTGCGGTTGGCGTTCAGCGGGAACTCCTCGACGTGCCGGTAGTGCCGCGGGATGACCCCCTCCGGCAGCACCGCCCGCAGGGCGCGCACCATGTCCAGCACCGGCCGTTCGCCGCCGGTGTAGAACACGAACAGCTCGGTCCCCGCGTCGCCGGCCACCCCGAGCGCCACCGCGTCCTGGATGCCGCAGTCGCGCAGGGCGTGCTCGACCTCCGTCAGCTCGACGCGCCAGCCGAGCACCTGCACCTGCGAATCGAGCCGGCCCAGGTAAGCGAGCCCGTCGTCGGCGAGGCGGCGCACGCGGTCGCCGGTGCGGTAGAAGCGCTTGCCGTCGCGCTCCAGGAACCGGCCGCGCTCGTCGGCCGGGTCCAGGTAGCCCGGCGTCAGCTGCGGCCCCGCGATGCACAGTTCGCCCTCGACGTCGTCGCCGTCCAGCAGGACATGGTCGTGGCCGGCGTGCACCTCGCCGATCGGCACCACGCCGTTCACCGCCACCCGCGGCGTCACGACGTCGTCCCAGCGGTAGCCCGACACCGTGATCGTCAGTTCCGTGGGCCCGTAGAGGTTCTCCACGATCGACGACGGTGCCGCCGCGCGCCAGTCCGCCGTGTCGCGGACGGTCAGCGCCTCCCCCGCGAAGAAGCTCCACCGCAGCCCCGGCAGCGCGCCCGGGGTCAGGCCGCCGGTGCGGCGCACGAGGTCGATGGCGCTCGGCGTGGAGAACCACACGGTCAGCCCGCGTTCGGCGGCGAACCGCGGCAGGTCCCGGTACGCCCCGCCCGGCAGGACCACCGCCGGCGCGCCCGCGCCCCACGCGCAGAACAGGTCGAACATCGCGCAGTCGAAGTTGAGGTCGAACGTCTGCGAGAACACGTCGTCCGGGGTGAAGTCGTAGCGGGCGTCGAGCAGGCCGAAGTAGTGCTCGACGGCCGCGTGCCCGATCCGCACGCCCTTGGGGCGCCCGGTCGAGCCCGACGTGAACAGCACGTACGCGGTGTCCGACGCCGGCGACAGCGGCGCCGCCAGTGCCTGGGCCGCGGACGGCGCACCGAGCACCGGGACCCCCGCCGGCGCCACCGCGCGGCCCCGGTCGTCGGCGACGAGCACGTCGATGCCCGCCGCCTCGACCATCCGGGCGGTCCGCGCCGCCGGGAAGTCCGGCCGCAGCGGCACGATCGTCGCGCCGGCGTAGAGTCCGGCCAGGATTCCCGCGTAGGCCGTCACGCCCTTGCCGGCGAGCACCCCTACGGTGCGGGCGCCGGTTTCGGCCAGCGCGCCGCCCCACTGCAGGGCCAGTTCGTGCAGCCGTTCGTAGGTCAGGGCCTGGTCGCCCACGTGGACGGCCACGCCGCCACCCGAGCGTTCGAGGCCGCGCAGGAACCGCGTGTGCAGCCCGCTGGTGAGACCGGTGTCCATCGAAGTCCTCCACAATGAATAGGGGTGCCGAGGCGTCGATCCGGGAGGCCGACGCACGGTAGAGTCCAAAACCGAACCGGGCGGTCGGTTTCCTCTCGGTAGATCCCAACCTAGCGATCCGGAGTAGCCATGTGGGACAGCACTTTCGACGAGACCCTTCGCTCGTACCTCCCGTTCCTGCCCGCCGAGGAGGCTCTGACCGAAGAGACCCCGCTGCGCGAGTACGGGCTGGACTCGCTCGCCACCGTGGAGCTGCTCTCCGTGCTGGAGCAGAGCTACAACGTGCGGTTCGAGGACGACGCCCTGAACCTGGAGACGTTCGAGAACCCGGGACGGCTGTGGACCACGCTGTCGGCGCTGCAGCCCGCTAGCTGACCCGCGACGGTCCTGCGCCCCGGCGGCGGGGCTGCAGGGCCATGCGCGGGTTGACCGTCACGACCTCGAACCGGCTGGTGGTCACGCGGACGCGCCCGAAGAGCGTGTCCGGGCCCGCGACCCACAGCTTGCGCACGCCGTTGTCCGCCAGCGTGTGGACGACGTCCGGCCAGCGCATCGGCTTGACGATGCTGTCCAGCAGCATCGTGCGCACCTGGTCGCCGGTGCGCAGGATCTCGCCGTCCTGGTCCGCGACGATCGGCAGCAGGGGGTCGTGGAACTCCAGGTCGCCGAGCACCTCGTCCTCCGCCTTGCGCCGCAGCGCCCCGAACGCGCGCGAGTGCAGCGGCGGCCGCATCGTGTAGAGGGAGAGCCCGCCCATGCTCCGGACCGTCTGCTTGAGCCAGTCGAGGTTCTTCTCGCGCACGGAAACCATGTAGAAGTCGTGGTCGATGTAGCACGAGATGTCGAACCACTCGCCCTTGCCGTCCAATTGGGACAGGGCGTCCTTCAGCTTCTCCTCCGGCGTGCGGACGAACGAGTGCGTCACGACGTCGGTGTACTCGGTGGCGAAGAACTCGGTCAGGCAGCGGGCGAGCTCCGCGGTCATCCACACCGCGTCCGGGAAGGTCAGCGACCCGGCGTACACGCTGGCGGGCTTCTCGCCGAAGCTCGGGCCGGCGCAGAAGTCGGGGCTCATCCCCTGCTCCTGCTCGGCCCACTCGGCCAGTGCGACGCAGGTGAGCATGAAGCCGACCTGCGCGTACGGCGAGTAGTCGCCCTCGGTTTCGCGGAAGCGGTCGACCAGCGAGTAGCCGAGCCGCTCGTTCGCCTCGCCGATCAGCCGGCGGGCGAAGGGGTTGATGAGCAGGAACTTGCCGAAGTCGGCGAAGCGGCACGGGCTCATCCCGGGGAAGACGACCGCCGACCCCGGCCGGGTGGCCTCATCCATGGCTGGCGACCTCTCGTTCGGCGCTCCGGCTGGCGGGCGCGGTGGGCTGGATGTCCCGCAGGAACTCCAGCATGACTTCGCGGAACCGGTCGGGTTCCTCGAGGTGCGGGACGTGGCTGGAGTCCTCGAAGATCTCCCAGCGCACGTCGTGGATCCGGTCGAAGTACGGCTGGACGGTGACGGGCGTGGCTTCGTCGTGCCGCCCGGAGATCAGCAGCGTCGGCACCTCGATGTCGTCGAGCTCGTCGATCACCGAGTAGTCCTTGAGCGTGCCGGTGACGGTGAACTCGCTCGGGCCGTTCATCGTGGCGTAGACGGTGTTGTCGTCGGCCATCTCCATGAACGAGGCCAGGTAGTCGGCAGGCCACGGCAGCACGCGGCAGACGTGCCGGTCGTAGAACGCGCGCATCAGCTCGAAGTACTCGGGTGCGTCGGTGGTGCCGGCGGCTTCGTGCGCCCGCAGCTGGTCGTCGACGCCGGGCGGCAGCTGCGCCCGCAGCACGTCCATCTCCTGCCGCCACAGCGGGTAGGACGCCGGCGAGTTCGCGATCACCAGCCCGCGCAGGCCGTCCGGGCGCTGCGCGGCGTGCCGCGCGACGACCAGGCCGCCCCACGACTGTCCGAACAGGACGTAGTTGTCCTCGATGCCCAGGTGCTGCACCAGGTTGTCCAGCTCGTCGCCGAACAGCTCCGGCGTCCAGAAGCCCGCTTCCTTGCCCGGCAGCCGCGTCGAGCCGCCGCTGCCCAGCTGGTCGTAGTGCACCACCGGGAACCCGTGCCCGGCGAGCGAGCAGAGGTTCAGCAGGTAGTCGTGCGTGCTGCCCGGCCCGCCGTGCACCACGACGACGGCGGGCAGCTCGCCCCCGGTCTCCCCGGTGACGCGGTACCAGGTGCGGTACCCGCCGAAGGACGCCCAGCCCTTCGCGATCGGTGGCACGGCCATGCTCATCACCTCGTCCGTCTCCCTCGTCCCCGGCACACGCGGCCGGGTCCACGTTCATGTCTAGCCGTCGCGAGGTGGCCGGAACCAGCCCCTAAGGGGCGTCTAAAGCCGTTCTAATCCCGCTGGGAACTCCCTAGCGCACGGGTACCGCGCACCGGAAGGAGCGCGGGCCGGAACAGGGGTCCGGCACCCCTAGGCCCGCGGTGCCGGGTCGGCCCGGCGGCGCGCCGCCACTACCTTTTCCTTCAGAGCAGTGTTTTTTCGCCCGCGACTTCGGAGAGTGCGTCGATGCGCGTCATGATGATGGTGTTCCCGACGAGGACGCACGTCTACAGCATGGCCCCGGTCGGCTGGGCGCTGGCCGCCGCCGGGCACGAGGTCCGGTTCGTGGGCCAGCGCAACCCGCGCGAGGTGGCGTCGTTCGCCGAGACCGGCCTCGACGCGATGTGGTTCGGCGACGAGCTCGACATCGCGCGGCACCGGCAGCTGCAGATGGACGGCGACAACGCCATGCAGGGCGGCTTCCGCATCTCCGAGAGCCGGCCGGAGCGCTACACCGAGGAGTACGTCCGCACGGTGTACGAGCACTGGGTCGAGGTCTTCCGCTGGACCACCCCGGACTCCCTGCTCGACGAGCTGGTGCGGTTCGCGAAGGGCTGGCGGCCGGACCTGGTCGTGTGGGACCCGATGATCTACGCCGCCCCGATCGTCGCGCACGCCCTCGGCGTCCCGCACCTGCGGATGATGTACGCGGCCGACCAGACCGCACGGATCGCCGCGCAGTACCGCGACCTGCGCGCGAGCCACCCCGAAGACACCTCGCCGGATCCCTTCGTCGAGTGGATGTCCGCCGCCGTCGGCCGGTTCGGTGCGGAGTACGACGAGGCGCTGCGCCACGGCGTCAAGACGATCGACTGCCACCCGTCGTACCTGCGCTACGAAGGCGTCGACGTCGACTACGTGCCGGCGCGGTTCGTGCCGCAGAACAAGCCGATGGCGATCCCGCGGTGGGTGCTGGAGACGCCGGAGCGGCCGCGCGTGATGCTGACACTGGGCATCTCGAACCGGCAGGTGCTCGGCGTCGAGGAGACGTCGGTGGCCGACCTGCTCGACGGGCTCGCGGACCTCGACGTCGAGGTGATCGCCACGCTCAACGCCGCCCAGCTCGCGTCGGTGCGGAAGGTCCCGGACAACGTGCGCGCGGTCGACTTCGTGCCGATGTACGAGCTCCTGGCGAGCTGCTCGGCGATCGTGCACCAGGGCGGCGGAGCGACGATCGGCAACGCGGTCGTCAACGGCGTCCCCCAGCTGGTCATCCCCGGCACCACGTGGAGCGAGCGGGTTTCCGCCGTCGCCCAGGAGAAGCGCGGCAACGGGCTGGTGCTCGACCTCGAGGACGTCACGCCGCAGTCCGTCCGAAGTGGACTGGAACGGCTGCTCGGCGAGCCGTCGTTCCGGGCCTGCGCGCTCGAGGTGCGGGACGAGATGCTCGCGACCCCGACCCTGGACGACCTCGTGCCGGAGCTGGAACGGATCGCGCGATGGCGGTGACCGGGCGGCCGAGTGTGGTCCGGACCATCGGCTTCCTCGTCCTGAGCCTGCCGCTGCGGCTCGTGGCCTTCGTGCTCGTGCTCGTCACGATGCTGCTCGGCATCGCCACCACCATGCTGTGGGTCGGCATCCCGATCCTGATCGCCGCCACCACCCTCGTCCAGGGGTTCGCGGACCTGGAGCGGCGCTGGGCGGGCGCCATGCTCGCCGTCGGCATCCCGGCGCCGCGGCGGCGGCCGCACGGGCCAGGGCTGCTGCAGACGTGGCAGGCCCGGCTGGTCGACCCGGTCACCTGGCACGAGGTGAACTACGTGCTGCTCGCGTTCCCGCTGGGCATCGTGGAGTTCGTCGCGGGGATCGTCTCGGTCGCCGTGCCGCCGTTCGGGATCTTCGTCGCGCCGCGGATCGGGGCGCTGCACGGCGCGCTGACGTCGTCGATGCTCGGTCCGGACCGCACGGCCCAGCTGGAGGCCCGCACGCGGCAGCTGAGCGACTCGCGGGCCCGCGGGGTCGACGCCGTCGAGGCCGAACGCCGCCGCATCGAGCGCGACCTGCACGACGGCGCGCAGCAGCGGCTGGTGGCCGTCGCGATGAGCCTGGGCCGGGCCCAGCTGAGGCTCGACGCGAACGACCCGGCCGACTCCGCGGCCGTGCGGGAGCTGATCGGCGCGGCGCACGCGGACGCCAAGCTCGCGGTGTCCGAGCTGCGCGACCTGGCCCGCGGGATCTACCCGCCGGTGCTGCAGGACCGCGGCCTCGACGCGGCGCTGTCGTCGCTGACCGCGCGGCTGCCGATCCCGGTCGACGTCGAGGTCACCGTCGAACCGCGGCCGCCGGCGCCGGTCGAGACCACGACGTACTTCATCGTCAGCGAGACGCTGACCAACATCACCAAGCACGCCGGCGCCGACCGCGCC belongs to Amycolatopsis tolypomycina and includes:
- a CDS encoding proline iminopeptidase-family hydrolase; amino-acid sequence: MAVPPIAKGWASFGGYRTWYRVTGETGGELPAVVVVHGGPGSTHDYLLNLCSLAGHGFPVVHYDQLGSGGSTRLPGKEAGFWTPELFGDELDNLVQHLGIEDNYVLFGQSWGGLVVARHAAQRPDGLRGLVIANSPASYPLWRQEMDVLRAQLPPGVDDQLRAHEAAGTTDAPEYFELMRAFYDRHVCRVLPWPADYLASFMEMADDNTVYATMNGPSEFTVTGTLKDYSVIDELDDIEVPTLLISGRHDEATPVTVQPYFDRIHDVRWEIFEDSSHVPHLEEPDRFREVMLEFLRDIQPTAPASRSAEREVASHG
- a CDS encoding sensor histidine kinase, which translates into the protein MAVTGRPSVVRTIGFLVLSLPLRLVAFVLVLVTMLLGIATTMLWVGIPILIAATTLVQGFADLERRWAGAMLAVGIPAPRRRPHGPGLLQTWQARLVDPVTWHEVNYVLLAFPLGIVEFVAGIVSVAVPPFGIFVAPRIGALHGALTSSMLGPDRTAQLEARTRQLSDSRARGVDAVEAERRRIERDLHDGAQQRLVAVAMSLGRAQLRLDANDPADSAAVRELIGAAHADAKLAVSELRDLARGIYPPVLQDRGLDAALSSLTARLPIPVDVEVTVEPRPPAPVETTTYFIVSETLTNITKHAGADRASVRVTRDDETVVVEIVDNGRGGASVRPGGGLAGLADRAATIDGVLTVVSPAGGPTVVRADLPVRW
- a CDS encoding ACP S-malonyltransferase, whose amino-acid sequence is MDEATRPGSAVVFPGMSPCRFADFGKFLLINPFARRLIGEANERLGYSLVDRFRETEGDYSPYAQVGFMLTCVALAEWAEQEQGMSPDFCAGPSFGEKPASVYAGSLTFPDAVWMTAELARCLTEFFATEYTDVVTHSFVRTPEEKLKDALSQLDGKGEWFDISCYIDHDFYMVSVREKNLDWLKQTVRSMGGLSLYTMRPPLHSRAFGALRRKAEDEVLGDLEFHDPLLPIVADQDGEILRTGDQVRTMLLDSIVKPMRWPDVVHTLADNGVRKLWVAGPDTLFGRVRVTTSRFEVVTVNPRMALQPRRRGAGPSRVS
- a CDS encoding phosphopantetheine-binding protein translates to MWDSTFDETLRSYLPFLPAEEALTEETPLREYGLDSLATVELLSVLEQSYNVRFEDDALNLETFENPGRLWTTLSALQPAS
- a CDS encoding AMP-binding protein, which gives rise to MDTGLTSGLHTRFLRGLERSGGGVAVHVGDQALTYERLHELALQWGGALAETGARTVGVLAGKGVTAYAGILAGLYAGATIVPLRPDFPAARTARMVEAAGIDVLVADDRGRAVAPAGVPVLGAPSAAQALAAPLSPASDTAYVLFTSGSTGRPKGVRIGHAAVEHYFGLLDARYDFTPDDVFSQTFDLNFDCAMFDLFCAWGAGAPAVVLPGGAYRDLPRFAAERGLTVWFSTPSAIDLVRRTGGLTPGALPGLRWSFFAGEALTVRDTADWRAAAPSSIVENLYGPTELTITVSGYRWDDVVTPRVAVNGVVPIGEVHAGHDHVLLDGDDVEGELCIAGPQLTPGYLDPADERGRFLERDGKRFYRTGDRVRRLADDGLAYLGRLDSQVQVLGWRVELTEVEHALRDCGIQDAVALGVAGDAGTELFVFYTGGERPVLDMVRALRAVLPEGVIPRHYRHVEEFPLNANRKIDRKTLAARAAELLAPTPV
- a CDS encoding AMP-binding protein yields the protein MNESLVHSLLDAAAADAAGASAVRDRAGAWTYGELEAWSHAVAVVLGRCGVGHADRVVVQLPTDRALVALFYGTSRRGAVFVPINPAMKKFHFDSVVANAEPVLVLTPENFGPFWTDVEAAVGQRAQAVATEEDDIAVLVYTSGSTAAPKGVIGPHRQVAFASRAIQEVLGYRRDDVVFCRFPMSWDYGLYKVLLSTLGRSEIVLADAESDLRLLQRMREVGATVVPIVPSLATMIATLAQRDTEPAAPVRLFTNTGAALPGSTIAQLREAFPGVKVVRQFGQTECKRITIMPPDEDTERPGSSGLPLPGTSVLILAADGTELPAGDIGEIVAAGPHVMPGYWRAPEISARAFRRDEVTGELRLHTGDYGRLDADGYLYFEGRRDDMFKRKGIRMSTLEIEAAAMDIPGVRAAGAIPPSDTRDLAICVETDLPPTTVLRELAKRLEPQKVPSLCHVVEEFPLTAHGKNATKELAQLVEGARA
- a CDS encoding nucleotide disphospho-sugar-binding domain-containing protein; translation: MRVMMMVFPTRTHVYSMAPVGWALAAAGHEVRFVGQRNPREVASFAETGLDAMWFGDELDIARHRQLQMDGDNAMQGGFRISESRPERYTEEYVRTVYEHWVEVFRWTTPDSLLDELVRFAKGWRPDLVVWDPMIYAAPIVAHALGVPHLRMMYAADQTARIAAQYRDLRASHPEDTSPDPFVEWMSAAVGRFGAEYDEALRHGVKTIDCHPSYLRYEGVDVDYVPARFVPQNKPMAIPRWVLETPERPRVMLTLGISNRQVLGVEETSVADLLDGLADLDVEVIATLNAAQLASVRKVPDNVRAVDFVPMYELLASCSAIVHQGGGATIGNAVVNGVPQLVIPGTTWSERVSAVAQEKRGNGLVLDLEDVTPQSVRSGLERLLGEPSFRACALEVRDEMLATPTLDDLVPELERIARWR